One window of the Benincasa hispida cultivar B227 chromosome 3, ASM972705v1, whole genome shotgun sequence genome contains the following:
- the LOC120073155 gene encoding apyrase 2, with protein MHKRSGKQQSESLSSKIYRFRGVLLLTSLSLFLIAFVLYLMPAREDYSFNHRKVSPDHRSSSSSKTSFAVIFDAGSSGSRVHVFCFDHNLDLLPVGKDIELFEQLKPGLSAYADSPKDAAASLISLLDKAQDVVPKGLRPMTPVRVGATAGLRALKGDASDRILQAVRDLLRDKTDFRLEGDAVSVIDGTQEGSYLWVTLNYLLGNLGKKYSDTVGVVDLGGGSVQMAYAISEKDAAQLSDAEGAYVKKMYLKGATYYLYVHSYLHYGLLAARAEVLSVSEDSSNDCILSGYEGEYHYGGKDYKASASSSGSSLNGCRSTVLKALKVNESTCTHMKCTFGGIWNGGGGDGQKNLFVASFFFDRAAEAGFADPNKPVAKVRPADFNDAAKQACQIKVEDASTYPNVEKDNLPYLCMDLVYQYTLLIDGFGLDPWQEITLVKKVKYQNSMVEAAWPLGSAIEAVSSLA; from the exons ATGCATAAGCGTTCCGGGAAGCAACAGTCGGAATCGTTGTCTAGCAAGATCTATAGATTCAGAGGGGTTTTATTGCTtacctctctttctcttttcttaatCGCTTTTGTTCTTTATCTCATGCCGGCTCGTGAGGATTACTCCTTCAACCACCGCAAAGTTTCCCCTGATCACAGgtcgtcttcttcttccaagACCTCTTTTGCTGTTATTTTTGATGCTGGTAGCTCTGGGAGTCGTGTCCATGTCTTTTGCTTCGATCATAATCTCGATCTCCTCCCCGTTGGCAAGGATATCGAACTTTTCGAACAA CTTAAACCAGGACTGAGTGCATATGCTGACAGCCCCAAGGATGCTGCAGCATCTCTAATTTCCCTCTTGGACAAAGCTCAAGACGTGGTTCCTAAAGGGCTGCGGCCAATGACCCCTGTTAGAGTTGGG GCAACTGCTGGCTTGAGGGCCCTGAAAGGTGATGCATCAGATAGAATTTTGCAGGCG GTTAGGGATCTTCTGAGAGACAAAACTGACTTCAGGTTGGAGGGAGATGCCGTCTCCGTGATTGATGGAACTCAAGAAGGTTCTTACCTTTGG GTGACATTAAACTATCTGCTTGGAAACTTGGGTAAGAAGTATTCGGATACAGTTGGAGTTGTAGATCTTGGGGGAGGATCTGTTCAAATGGCATATGCTATCTCAGAAAAGGATGCTGCTCAATTATCAGATGCAGAGGGTGCATACGTCAAAAAAATGTATCTGAAGGGAGCAACTTATTATCTCTATGTTCACAG TTATTTGCATTATGGGTTACTAGCTGCTCGAGCAGAGGTTTTGAGTGTCTCCGAAGATTCTAGCAATGATTGCATCCTATCTGGCTATGAag GTGAATACCATTACGGAGGAAAGGACTACAAAGCATCAGCCTCTTCATCAGGGTCTAGCTTGAATGGATGCAGGAGTACAGTTTTGAAGGCCCTCAAGGTTAATGAATCCACGTGTACTCACATGAAGTGCACTTTTGGTGGTATTTGGAATGGTGGAGGAGGAGACGGCCAGAAGAATCTCTTCGTTGCTTCATTTTTCTTTGACAGGGCGGCTGAG GCTGGTTTTGCTGACCCCAATAAGCCTGTTGCTAAAGTTCGCCCAGCAGACTTCAACGATGCAGCAAAGCAGGCATGCCAAATCAAAGTCGAAGACGCCAGTACATATCCCAATGTCGAGAAGGATAACCTGCCGTATTTGTGTATGGATCTTGTGTATCAGTACACACTACTCATAGATGGATTCG GGCTGGATCCCTGGCAAGAGATAACATTGGTGAAGAAGGTTAAATATCAGAATTCCATGGTTGAAGCAGCATGGCCTCTAGGCAGTGCCATTGAAGCTGTCTCGTCGTTAGCCTAA